The Tursiops truncatus isolate mTurTru1 chromosome 11, mTurTru1.mat.Y, whole genome shotgun sequence genomic sequence ACTGAAAAGTTGGTGAAGGGAGAGTAACTTGATATATCTTGAGATAGACTTTCATAGGCTTTCTCATTTAATCCAAGTGCCCAAGAACCCACTGAGAGCGTTTGTCCTGTTAAGCTACATTTTAGGCCCAGGCCAAGGGACTCAGCTGGCCTTTCCTCTTATCAGCCCACCGCCACCAGCCACTCTGATTCATGAGTCCTTGCCGTAAGACAGCAAGCAGAACTTTGGATTCAAACAAACCGAGTTTGAATCCTAGTTCTGTCATCTATAAGGGAAGTGATCACGGGCTAGTCATTTTAAATCACCAAACTTCAGTTTCTAAACccataaaatggtaataattcatagcttcttgtgaggattaaatgagatacataTATGAAAGCATCTATCATCAGGCATGGCAGAGAAGTTTTCACTAAACGGTATTTATTGTCACAGGTAAAACAAAGTTTGGTTGCAGAGTGGAGTTTAGTGTCCTCAGATCCCCTTCTTTGCTAACTCTGGAGGCTAGCATATAAGCCCTTATTATTTTAAGGGTCCGCTAATATTtacagggcaagagagagggaaaacaaaataaacatggaAAACATTTCAACAAACGTCCCTCGAGCACCTGTCACGTGCCAGGTGTTCTTTGAGGTCTGGTGATGGGTAGAGAAGGCCCCTGCTGTCTTTCTAGTGTGGAAAAACACGCAAGTCAGAAAACACGTCCAGTAGTAACACGAGCTATAATTAAAGCAGGTGGATGTAAGAGGAAATGACTGGGAGAAACGTAAGGTTGGGTGGTCAGAAAAGGCCTCTAGGGCAATAACACTTGAGACCCAAAAAATGAGGAGCAGAGCAAGTGGAGATCTAGGGGAAGAGGATTCCAGACAGCGGGAAcagtgagtgcaaaggccctcCAGTGAGAAAGAGCTTTGTGTGTTCAGATTGCAGAGAAAAGGTGTTTGTGCTAAGAGGTAGGGAGGAGGTCAGCAGAATCCTAAGGGCCTTGCAGGCCAGAGGAAGTAGTTTAGATCGTATTTAAGTGCTTTGGGAGCCTTGGAGGGTTTAAGTAGTGGCAGGGGTATGTTTTATGTTGGAAAAATATCAGTATGGTTGCTGTATATAGAGTATAAGATTTCTTGAGTTTTTAGAGTTGACCTAAAGATCTGATTCTCTCCTGGAGATGGCATTTAGCAACCTCCTAGACATCCGCTCTCCACTTTTATTCCTGAGGAACTCACGtcatttcccttcctccccttcacACAGAGGTGAAAGGCATGCTGCCCCTTCCTTCAAGATGGCCTTTCCTCAGGTCCTGGCCTGCGCCGCCTATGAAAGCAAATTCATAGGATTGGGAATGCCTTCAGAACTGACCTTGTCATGAGATGGAGGAGTGGCTAAAGAGGCCTGGGCAAAGGTGGCTTAAAGCCAGTGAGCAAACCACACTGCAGTTGAGTTTTGTTTATCTGgtacaaaatttttttccaatttgtgtttgttttttttttttaattcaggtaTTTTACACACGTGTATATTCAGAACACCTTTAGGTGGTTCATGAATTTCAGTTTAATATGGGCCTTACTACTTTATATTGCCTTATGTGGTCCCAGTTCATACATTTATGTTACCTGTCTGAGCCCCTGTAGGCCTTTGAGTATTTAATGATTGATGATTACCAAGTATGCAAGCCTTAAACAGAAAGCATTTAAAGTGTAAGAAATACTACCCATgcaatcaaactatcaaatactatttttaatgttaaaaaaaaggctgTATCAAGGCAGAAAGATCAGCAAGGAAGAAGACTGCAGAAATGGGAAGACTGGGGATTTCATAGATGAGACTGCTTCGTGGAACATTCTCTGTATCCATTGAATTCACTGGAGACATACTTTCTAAATGGCAAGCAGATAGGCCCCACTGCTACTGAATTATTGTTTTTCATAAAAGGAAAGGTAATCCCTAGGGAAGCAGGAGCCCAGACTTCAAAATACTTTGGTAAGAACTCGTTACATTTACTTGAATGGGAGGAAACAAGCTTCCAGGGGCAGTGGTGTAAAGTGCTCTTTTgtccctgccagtgcagggccaGGAGGGGTTACGTTGACCAGCAAGTCTCAGCTTTCCTCCTTTCACATTTGCAGGTTGTCTCCAAACACCATGGTGACCCCCCACAAGAAGAGCATGCTGGGAAATGGGAACTACGATGTGAACGTCATCATGGCAGCACTTCAAACCAAAGGCTATGAAGCTGTTTGGTGGGACAAGCGCAGGTAATTGAACCAGGCTTGACTTGATGAGAACTGGCATTCAGCCGGGGAGGTGGCCAGTGGTGGTGTTACAGCTGGGGAATCCGGGGGAGTTGGCTGCTGCAGAGCCCAATACCGTTTCTGTTCTGCAGGGATGTCGGCGCCATTGCTCTCACTAACGTTATGGGCTTCATCATGAATCTGCCCTCCAGCCTGTGTTGGGGTCCACTGAAGTTGCCACTCAAAAGGCAGCATTGGATCTGTGTTCGAGAGGTGGGAGGTGCCTACTACAACCTCGACTCCAAACTGAAGATGCCCGAATGGATTGGAGGCGAGGGCGAGCTCAGGTACCTGTGTGGCTGATGTAGTGGCAAGTTGAGCTTATCTTtggacaaaggaaatgaaattcctAGTTCCTTGGGTCCTCTCCTTATTGTCACTTAGAATCATAGGGTTTCAGACTTTAAAAAGACCTGAATCTTTGATGGCCCATGAAGACATTAAATCCCATTGGTAGAGAAGTCCCATTACCTGGGATGCTGGCTCTCTAGTCTGGCGGGACTGGCATTGTAACATTCTCCAACTTGACAGTATAGCTGCCAGTTCAATGAAAGGAAGGCAAACATTTGGGCCAGAGGGGGCTAAATTTCCCTGGAACCAAAGAAGAaactccttcttcttcttctttttctttttttttacaattataaGTCCTTTAGAGTACTTTGGGCTCTGTTCCTCACAGAACTGGCTACTGTTGGCAGCAACATATGAGGGTGAGCAAAAATTCAGATTGGAAATTTAACTGGACAGATTGAGGGGTAACCAAATGTGGACTCCTCCAAGAACAGATCACTACTAGAGCGTGTTTAGGGCAGCCAAGGGTAAAAATAACAAGGGTCCTGTCTGGCGAACATGTGGCCCCAAGACTGGAGTTTGCAATTTTactagcattttcattttctctttcatctacCCTTTTTTCCTgtaggaaatttttaaaacatcatttgcGAGGAAAGAACTGTGAACTCCTGCTGGTGGTACCAGAAGAGGTGGAGGCCCATCAGAGTTGGAGGGCTGATGTGTAACACAGTTCTACCCAGCCTTCCCTCACCTCAACCCCCGAAATCCTCTGTGATGTGCTGTGGCCTCTACAGTGGGTCTGCCCTTGCCACGTCCCCAAACATCTCATCGGGTTTTTCCCCTCAGATTTGACAGTGCAATAGGACAGACATGTAGACTGTTACAGAACCAACCAGCGTTACTTGTTCTGGGAAAGGAAAGTAGGAGCTCTGTGTGCTTAAGGCAAGCTATGGaagacttttgttttatttaagagaggagaaagaaaggtggGTCTTAGCTTATTTCCCCGTTTCTCTGAGGACTTGCCAGAGGCTCTGCTGGAGTTCACTGCTGCTCTGACTCACCTGGAGATGCTGCCTTCACTTCCCCTTTCCTGGCAACCAGTGGGTCTGAAGACACAGTACAGGCAAAGCCCATGCTGACGGGTTTGAAGGACTTAGAGCAAAAAGGCCTCTCAGGAAACCATCTCCAAAACTGCAGCAGCAGTACAGCATGCTGTCTCCAACCCTTAATGCCGCCCTTACCCCGTTTTTAAGAGTGGTT encodes the following:
- the JOSD1 gene encoding josephin-1 isoform X2; protein product: MEEWLKRPGQRWLKASEQTTLQLSPNTMVTPHKKSMLGNGNYDVNVIMAALQTKGYEAVWWDKRRDVGAIALTNVMGFIMNLPSSLCWGPLKLPLKRQHWICVREVGGAYYNLDSKLKMPEWIGGEGELRKFLKHHLRGKNCELLLVVPEEVEAHQSWRADV
- the JOSD1 gene encoding josephin-1 isoform X1, with amino-acid sequence MSCVPWKGDKAKSESLELPQAAPLQIYHEKQRRELCALHALNNVFQDSNAFTRDTLQEIFQRLSPNTMVTPHKKSMLGNGNYDVNVIMAALQTKGYEAVWWDKRRDVGAIALTNVMGFIMNLPSSLCWGPLKLPLKRQHWICVREVGGAYYNLDSKLKMPEWIGGEGELRKFLKHHLRGKNCELLLVVPEEVEAHQSWRADV